A genomic region of Homalodisca vitripennis isolate AUS2020 chromosome 5, UT_GWSS_2.1, whole genome shotgun sequence contains the following coding sequences:
- the LOC124363366 gene encoding uncharacterized protein LOC124363366: MNFYIRKQFGFTTGKSTGEAISFFVSDIVTELDQNRRTVGVMMDLTKAFDCVGHPQLLECLRCLGLGRLALQWLNSYLTQREQCVQVRGLVVHRGSSQFWCPSGFDLGTSTLQPVCKQLTPKRSHITSLLCTLMT, translated from the coding sequence ATGAACTTCTACATAAGAAAACAATTTGGATTCACGACGGGTAAAAGTACCGGAGAGGCAATAAGTTTTTTCGTGTCGGATATTGTGACCGAGCTGGATCAAAATCGGCGGACTGTGGGGGTTATGATGGATTTGACAAAAGCGTTCGACTGTGTCGGTCACCCACAGCTTCTGGAGTGTCTAAGGTGTCTCGGTCTGGGGCGCTTGGCTCTACAGTGGTTGAACTCTTACCTAACTcagagagagcagtgtgtgcaggtTCGAGGGTTAGTCGTTCATCGTGGCTCCAGTCAAttttggtgtccctcagggttcgatCTTGGGACCAGTACTCTACAACCTGTATGTAAACAACTTACCCCCAAGCGATCCCACATAACCAGCttgttatgtacgctgatgacatag